In Marinicauda algicola, one DNA window encodes the following:
- the guaA gene encoding glutamine-hydrolyzing GMP synthase — translation MTTDITEHHEKLLVIDFGSQVTQLIARRLRESGIYCEIHPFNKVDDAFLQKFAPKAVILSGGPASVHGEGTPRAPQRVFEMGIPVLGICYGEQTMCAQLGGSVEPAQEREFGRADIEIVAESPLFEGLGGVGHSERVWMSHGDRVNAIPQGFHPIAVTRHAPFAAIADESRRFYGVQFHPEVVNTPRGALILRNFTHRIANMHGDWTMAAFKDEAIAKIREQVGDGKVICGLSGGVDSSVAAVLLHEAIGDRLTCVFVDTGLMRHGEADQVVELFREHYNIPLVAAYEEERFLSALEGVSDPETKRKTIGKLFIDVFEENARMAGGADFLAQGTLYPDVIESVSFAGGPSVTIKSHHNVGGLPERMNMKLVEPLRELFKDEVRELGRELGLPEAFVGRHPFPGPGLAIRIPGAVTKEKADILRHADRIYIEEIRNAGLYDAIWQAFAVLLPVQTVGVMGDARTYDHVLALRAVTSVDGMTADYFPFDHDFLGRVATRIINEVRGVNRVVYDVTSKPPGTIEWE, via the coding sequence ATGACGACCGACATCACCGAACATCACGAGAAGCTGCTGGTCATCGATTTCGGCAGCCAGGTCACCCAGCTCATCGCGCGCCGGCTTCGCGAGAGCGGGATCTATTGCGAGATCCATCCCTTCAACAAGGTGGACGACGCCTTCCTGCAGAAGTTCGCGCCGAAGGCCGTGATCCTGTCGGGCGGGCCGGCGAGCGTGCACGGCGAGGGCACGCCGCGCGCGCCGCAGCGCGTCTTCGAGATGGGCATCCCGGTCCTGGGCATCTGCTATGGCGAGCAGACCATGTGCGCCCAGCTCGGCGGCAGCGTCGAACCGGCCCAGGAGCGCGAGTTCGGCCGCGCCGATATCGAGATCGTCGCCGAGAGCCCGCTCTTCGAGGGGCTCGGCGGGGTCGGTCATTCCGAGCGCGTCTGGATGAGCCATGGCGACCGCGTGAACGCGATCCCGCAGGGCTTCCACCCGATCGCGGTCACCCGCCACGCGCCCTTCGCGGCGATCGCCGACGAATCCCGGCGCTTCTACGGCGTGCAGTTCCACCCCGAAGTCGTCAACACGCCGCGCGGCGCGCTCATCCTGCGCAATTTCACGCACCGGATCGCCAACATGCACGGCGACTGGACGATGGCCGCCTTCAAGGACGAGGCGATTGCCAAGATCCGCGAGCAGGTCGGTGACGGCAAGGTGATCTGCGGGCTTTCGGGCGGGGTGGACTCTTCCGTGGCCGCGGTGCTGCTGCACGAGGCGATCGGGGACCGGCTGACCTGCGTCTTCGTCGATACCGGCCTGATGCGCCACGGCGAGGCCGACCAGGTCGTCGAGCTGTTCCGCGAGCACTACAACATCCCGCTGGTGGCCGCCTACGAGGAGGAGCGCTTCCTCTCCGCGCTCGAGGGCGTCAGCGACCCGGAAACGAAGCGCAAGACGATCGGCAAGCTCTTCATCGACGTGTTCGAGGAGAATGCGAGGATGGCCGGCGGGGCGGACTTCCTCGCCCAGGGCACGCTCTATCCGGACGTGATCGAGAGCGTCTCCTTCGCCGGCGGCCCCTCGGTCACGATCAAGTCCCACCACAATGTCGGCGGCCTGCCCGAGCGCATGAACATGAAGCTCGTGGAACCCCTGCGCGAGCTGTTCAAGGACGAGGTGAGGGAGCTCGGCCGCGAGCTCGGCCTGCCCGAGGCCTTCGTCGGGCGCCATCCCTTCCCGGGACCGGGCCTGGCTATCCGCATTCCGGGTGCCGTCACAAAGGAGAAGGCCGATATCCTGCGCCATGCCGACCGGATCTATATCGAGGAGATCCGCAATGCCGGCCTCTACGACGCGATCTGGCAGGCCTTCGCCGTGCTGCTTCCGGTCCAGACCGTCGGCGTGATGGGCGACGCGCGCACCTACGACCACGTGCTCGCCCTGCGCGCGGTCACCAGCGTGGACGGCATGACCGCCGACTACTTCCCCTTCGACCACGACTTCCTCGGCCGCGTCGCCACCCGCATCATCAACGAGGTGCGTGGCGTGAACCGCGTCGTCTACGACGTGACCTCCAAGCCGCCGGGGACGATCGAGTGGGAATGA
- a CDS encoding tyrosine-type recombinase/integrase: MLTDIAIKSLKSKDKPYKVADRDGLYVSVAPTGTKTFRYDYRVNGRRETLTIGRYGKYGITLAAAREKLIDAKKLVDEGVSPAKEKKRAKAKAKSEGTFGELAQRWLAESEMSDSTRDMRRHIVDRDLIPALGNYTLREVTSEDVRQLCDKIKKRGAPSTALHAREFIKLIYAFANLHGIRVENPAEEVDPRSIARVRPRDRSLTPLEIRVLYRVLEEITANPTLKLGVKFILLTMKRKTEVAHATWDEVSFQDAVWTIPKKRMKTGLDHNVYLSNQALDILVALKTCAGGSKYVFPSRYDTFRPISNATFNRITDSAHKLASEMELPLEPFTVHDLRRTGSTLLNELGFNRDWIEKSLAHEDRRSSRGVYNKAEYADQRRHMMQEWADMIDAWAAGESRKPNIIPESMAVYAADPRVG; this comes from the coding sequence ATGCTGACCGATATTGCAATCAAGTCTTTGAAATCAAAGGATAAACCCTACAAGGTCGCAGACCGGGACGGTCTCTATGTGTCCGTCGCGCCGACGGGCACCAAGACCTTCCGCTACGATTACCGTGTGAACGGGCGCCGGGAGACGCTGACCATCGGGCGTTATGGCAAGTACGGGATCACGCTGGCGGCTGCGCGCGAGAAGCTGATCGATGCGAAGAAGCTCGTGGATGAGGGTGTCTCACCCGCCAAGGAAAAGAAGCGGGCCAAGGCCAAAGCGAAATCCGAAGGGACGTTCGGGGAGCTTGCTCAGCGCTGGCTCGCTGAGAGCGAGATGTCGGACTCGACCCGCGACATGCGTCGTCACATTGTCGATCGTGACCTGATCCCGGCGCTGGGCAATTACACCTTGCGCGAAGTGACGAGCGAGGACGTCCGTCAGCTCTGCGACAAGATCAAGAAGCGGGGCGCGCCTTCAACGGCGCTGCACGCCCGCGAGTTCATCAAGCTCATCTACGCCTTCGCCAATTTGCACGGCATCCGTGTCGAGAATCCCGCCGAGGAGGTCGATCCCCGGTCGATCGCGCGTGTCCGGCCCCGCGACCGCTCGCTCACGCCGCTGGAGATCCGGGTCCTCTATCGCGTGCTCGAAGAGATCACCGCCAATCCGACGCTGAAGCTCGGCGTGAAATTCATCCTGCTGACGATGAAGCGCAAGACCGAGGTCGCCCATGCGACATGGGATGAAGTCAGTTTCCAGGATGCGGTCTGGACCATCCCGAAGAAGCGGATGAAGACCGGCCTCGACCACAATGTCTATCTGTCGAACCAGGCGCTCGATATTCTGGTGGCGCTTAAAACCTGCGCAGGCGGATCGAAATACGTCTTCCCGTCGCGCTATGACACGTTTCGCCCGATATCGAATGCGACCTTCAACCGGATCACCGACAGCGCCCACAAGCTGGCAAGCGAGATGGAGCTTCCGCTGGAGCCTTTCACCGTCCACGACCTGCGGCGCACGGGCTCGACGCTCCTGAATGAGCTTGGTTTCAATCGCGACTGGATCGAAAAAAGCCTCGCGCACGAAGACCGGCGCTCTTCGCGTGGGGTCTACAACAAGGCCGAATATGCAGACCAGCGCCGCCACATGATGCAGGAATGGGCCGACATGATCGATGCCTGGGCTGCGGGTGAAAGCCGCAAGCCGAACATCATCCCGGAGAGCATGGCGGTCTACGCCGCTGATCCGAGGGTGGGGTGA